The following coding sequences lie in one Heyndrickxia oleronia genomic window:
- the glpK gene encoding glycerol kinase GlpK translates to MNRYILALDQGTTSSRAILFNHEGEIIETAQREFEQFFPKPGWVEHDANEIWTSILACMAEVIRKADIEPDQVAGIGITNQRETAVVWDKNTGKPIYKAIVWQSRQTDDICKDLREKGYNDLFREKTGLLIDAYFSGTKVKWILDHVEGAREKAEKGELLFGTIDTWLVYKLSGGKRHVTDYSNASRTLMYNIYDLKWDDELLDILNVPKSMLPEVRPSSEIYANTVSYHFFGHEIPIAGIAGDQQAALFGQACFEKGMAKNTYGTGCFMLMNTGEKGVKSDHGLLTTLAWGVDGKVEYALEGSIFVAGSAIQWLRDGLKMFEHAPDSEAYATKVESTDGVYMVPAFVGLGTPYWDSDARGAVFGLTRGTTKEHFIRATLESLAYQTKDVLDAMISDSGIELKTLRVDGGAVKNNFLMQFQSDILGTPVDRPIVSETTALGAAYLAGLAVGYWKDREEISKQWKIETTFTNKLDREISKKLYEGWQRAVAATRAFKA, encoded by the coding sequence ATGAATCGATATATACTAGCTCTTGACCAAGGAACAACAAGCTCACGTGCGATTCTATTTAATCATGAAGGAGAAATTATTGAAACGGCTCAGAGGGAGTTTGAACAATTTTTTCCAAAACCGGGCTGGGTTGAACATGATGCAAACGAGATTTGGACATCCATTTTGGCGTGTATGGCTGAAGTCATAAGAAAAGCAGATATTGAACCAGATCAAGTGGCTGGTATTGGGATTACGAATCAACGCGAAACGGCGGTTGTATGGGATAAGAATACTGGTAAACCAATTTATAAAGCTATTGTTTGGCAATCCAGGCAAACAGATGACATTTGTAAAGATCTCCGTGAAAAGGGTTACAATGATTTGTTTAGAGAGAAAACAGGATTACTCATTGATGCTTATTTTTCAGGGACAAAGGTTAAATGGATTCTTGATCATGTTGAGGGAGCAAGAGAAAAGGCAGAAAAAGGCGAATTATTATTTGGAACGATTGACACATGGTTGGTTTACAAGCTATCGGGCGGGAAAAGGCATGTTACTGACTATTCAAATGCCTCTCGAACACTAATGTATAATATCTATGATTTAAAATGGGACGATGAATTATTAGACATTCTTAATGTGCCAAAAAGTATGCTGCCAGAGGTGAGACCATCTTCGGAAATATATGCAAATACCGTTTCTTATCATTTCTTTGGTCATGAAATACCGATAGCTGGAATTGCGGGTGATCAGCAAGCAGCATTATTCGGGCAAGCATGTTTTGAAAAAGGCATGGCAAAAAATACTTATGGAACCGGATGCTTCATGCTAATGAATACGGGAGAAAAAGGAGTAAAATCTGATCATGGGCTACTAACTACTCTTGCATGGGGCGTTGATGGGAAAGTTGAGTATGCCCTTGAAGGAAGTATCTTTGTCGCTGGCTCAGCGATTCAATGGTTAAGAGATGGATTAAAAATGTTTGAGCATGCTCCTGACAGTGAAGCGTATGCAACAAAAGTGGAATCAACAGACGGAGTTTATATGGTACCTGCTTTTGTTGGGCTCGGAACTCCTTATTGGGATAGTGATGCGCGTGGTGCAGTATTTGGTTTAACGCGAGGAACAACAAAGGAACATTTTATTCGAGCGACATTAGAATCCCTTGCATACCAAACGAAGGATGTGTTAGATGCAATGATCTCTGATTCAGGGATTGAGCTGAAAACCCTACGTGTCGATGGTGGTGCGGTGAAAAATAATTTCCTCATGCAGTTCCAGAGTGATATTCTCGGTACACCTGTTGATCGCCCAATAGTCAGTGAGACAACTGCATTAGGTGCTGCCTATCTAGCAGGCTTAGCTGTTGGCTATTGGAAGGATAGAGAAGAAATTTCAAAGCAATGGAAAATAGAAACTACGTTTACTAATAAATTAGATCGAGAAATAAGTAAGAAGCTGTATGAGGGATGGCAAAGGGCAGTAGCTGCTACACGGGCATTTAAAGCGTAA
- a CDS encoding MIP/aquaporin family protein, which yields MSEFLAELIGTMILIIFGGGVVGGVVLKKTKAEGAGWIVIAIGWGLAVTMGVYAVGSISGAHLNPAVTIGFASIGEFPWDKVPLYILAQLIGGFIGGVIVFFQYLPHWKETKDPGDQLAVFSTGPAIRSTLSNLVSEMIGTFVLIMGLLFIGANEFTEGLNPAIVGLLIVAIGLSLGATTGYAINPARDLGPRLAHAILPIIGKGSSDWGYAWIPIIGPILGGTYGALFYKAIFIGKFTIAFWIVSVVIVIIFIGALMNELKNRNLSKNKL from the coding sequence ATGTCTGAATTTCTTGCCGAATTGATTGGAACGATGATTCTTATTATCTTTGGTGGTGGTGTTGTCGGCGGGGTAGTCCTTAAAAAGACAAAAGCTGAAGGCGCAGGATGGATCGTTATAGCGATTGGCTGGGGTCTTGCAGTGACAATGGGTGTCTATGCAGTAGGAAGTATTTCTGGAGCACATTTAAATCCTGCTGTTACAATTGGATTTGCTTCCATTGGTGAGTTTCCGTGGGATAAAGTGCCTCTATATATTCTGGCACAATTAATTGGAGGTTTCATCGGTGGTGTAATTGTCTTTTTTCAATATCTCCCACATTGGAAAGAAACAAAAGATCCAGGGGATCAGCTTGCAGTTTTTTCAACGGGTCCTGCCATTCGAAGTACTCTTTCGAATTTGGTAAGTGAAATGATTGGTACATTTGTCCTTATTATGGGGTTATTATTTATTGGTGCGAATGAATTTACGGAAGGGTTAAATCCTGCCATTGTTGGTTTATTAATCGTAGCGATTGGTTTATCATTAGGGGCAACAACAGGTTACGCAATTAATCCTGCACGTGATCTCGGACCAAGGCTTGCCCATGCGATATTACCGATTATTGGGAAAGGAAGCTCTGACTGGGGATATGCCTGGATTCCAATCATTGGCCCCATCCTTGGAGGAACTTATGGAGCATTATTTTATAAAGCTATCTTTATAGGAAAGTTTACAATTGCATTCTGGATTGTTAGCGTTGTCATTGTCATAATATTTATCGGTGCACTAATGAATGAATTAAAAAATAGAAATCTTTCAAAAAACAAGTTGTGA
- a CDS encoding glycerol-3-phosphate responsive antiterminator → MIQLEGIIPAIRGMKGFDKILKSEKKHIVFLETRLSLLLHAVKHAKQMDKQVLVHVDLIQGLKADEYGLDFLIRDMKVDGIISTRGSAITYAKRNNVTSIQRVFALDSHALENSIKMINTLKPDYIEILPGIVPFILEEVYEKTGIPIIAGGLIRTKQDIEYAFSKGARAITTSMPLLWEL, encoded by the coding sequence TTGATCCAATTAGAGGGCATTATCCCGGCGATAAGAGGTATGAAGGGGTTTGATAAAATCTTGAAGAGTGAAAAGAAGCATATTGTTTTTTTAGAAACTCGCCTTTCACTACTTCTACATGCAGTAAAGCATGCAAAGCAAATGGATAAGCAGGTACTCGTACATGTCGACTTAATTCAAGGATTAAAAGCGGATGAATATGGATTAGATTTTCTGATTAGAGATATGAAGGTAGATGGGATTATATCCACTAGAGGGAGCGCGATTACTTATGCTAAAAGAAATAATGTAACTTCTATTCAAAGAGTGTTTGCATTAGACAGTCATGCTCTAGAAAATAGTATTAAAATGATAAATACGTTAAAGCCAGATTATATTGAAATCCTACCTGGTATTGTGCCGTTTATCTTAGAAGAGGTATATGAAAAAACGGGGATACCAATTATTGCAGGAGGGTTAATAAGGACAAAACAAGATATTGAATACGCATTTAGTAAGGGAGCTAGGGCAATCACAACCTCAATGCCATTATTATGGGAATTATAA
- a CDS encoding DUF1641 domain-containing protein, whose product MSDTNNQTNAELNVQKPVPSQQQLDVLDQLLKPEVQESLTVLVEQLPKLTELVTILTKSYDFAKSVSTDEVLKNDTVGAISEIVEPIKTSVKSIAQTAIEAKDLAEENNGEVIGLFGLLRMLKDPQAQKLFRFLSAFLQVSEQRSKQR is encoded by the coding sequence ATGTCAGATACTAACAATCAAACAAACGCTGAGCTTAATGTACAAAAACCTGTTCCTAGCCAGCAACAACTTGATGTGCTTGATCAGTTATTAAAGCCTGAAGTTCAGGAATCATTGACTGTATTAGTTGAACAATTGCCAAAACTAACAGAACTCGTTACTATCTTAACGAAGTCCTATGATTTTGCAAAATCAGTTTCTACAGATGAAGTACTAAAAAATGATACAGTTGGAGCAATTTCTGAGATTGTAGAACCAATCAAAACAAGTGTAAAAAGCATTGCTCAAACAGCTATCGAAGCAAAAGATCTTGCTGAAGAGAACAATGGTGAAGTAATCGGATTATTTGGTCTGCTTAGAATGTTAAAAGACCCACAAGCACAAAAACTATTCCGTTTCCTAAGTGCATTTCTTCAAGTGTCTGAACAACGTAGTAAACAACGATAA
- a CDS encoding NAD(P)/FAD-dependent oxidoreductase, producing the protein MSKHIVILGAGYGGLLSALNIRKYLDKSEATVTVINQYPTHQIITELHRLAAGNISEQAIAMPLEKLFKGKDIDLKISKVTSFSVDKKEIHLADSTALKYDVLVVGLGSVTSYFGIPGLEENSMVLKSTNDANKIFRHIEGRIQEYAKTKNEADATILIGGGGLTGVELVGEIVDTIPGVAKKYGIDPKELKIMLVEAGPKILPVLPDHLIERATTSLEKRGVKFLTGLPVTNVEGNTVDLKDGQKIVTNTFVWTGGVQGNPLVGESGLEVNRGRATVNEYLQSVSHPDVFVVGDSAVLMAPNGRPYAPTAQNAWQMGELVGYNVFALIADKKLEEFSPVDSGTLASLGRKDAVAIIGGNQTPLKGLPASLMKEASNIRYLSHIKGLFSLAY; encoded by the coding sequence ATGTCAAAACATATCGTCATTTTAGGTGCTGGGTATGGTGGCCTTCTATCAGCATTAAATATTCGTAAATATTTAGATAAGTCAGAAGCTACTGTTACAGTTATTAATCAGTACCCAACACACCAAATCATCACTGAGCTTCATCGCTTAGCTGCAGGAAATATTTCTGAACAAGCGATTGCAATGCCATTAGAAAAACTATTCAAAGGAAAAGATATTGATCTTAAAATTTCAAAGGTCACTTCTTTCTCAGTAGACAAAAAAGAAATACATCTTGCAGATAGCACTGCACTTAAATATGATGTTCTTGTTGTCGGCCTAGGTAGTGTTACTTCTTATTTCGGAATTCCAGGATTAGAAGAAAACAGTATGGTATTAAAATCTACAAATGATGCGAACAAAATTTTCCGTCATATTGAAGGACGTATTCAAGAATACGCAAAAACAAAAAATGAAGCAGATGCTACAATCCTTATTGGTGGCGGTGGCTTAACTGGAGTAGAATTAGTCGGTGAAATCGTTGACACTATTCCAGGTGTAGCTAAAAAATATGGAATTGATCCAAAAGAACTTAAAATTATGCTTGTAGAAGCTGGTCCTAAAATTTTACCAGTTTTACCAGACCACTTAATCGAGCGAGCTACAACAAGCTTAGAAAAACGTGGCGTTAAATTCTTAACTGGTCTTCCTGTAACAAATGTTGAAGGCAATACGGTTGATTTAAAAGATGGTCAAAAGATTGTAACTAATACATTTGTTTGGACTGGTGGGGTACAAGGAAATCCACTAGTTGGTGAATCAGGTCTTGAAGTAAATCGTGGCCGTGCAACAGTCAATGAATATCTTCAATCTGTTTCTCATCCTGATGTATTTGTTGTAGGTGACAGTGCTGTATTAATGGCTCCTAATGGGCGTCCATATGCTCCAACTGCACAAAATGCATGGCAAATGGGTGAACTTGTTGGATACAATGTCTTTGCTTTAATCGCAGATAAGAAATTAGAAGAATTCTCTCCAGTAGATTCTGGAACACTTGCAAGTCTTGGTCGAAAAGATGCAGTTGCTATTATCGGTGGAAATCAAACACCATTAAAAGGTCTTCCAGCATCTTTAATGAAGGAAGCAAGTAATATTCGTTACTTATCTCATATCAAAGGGTTATTCAGCCTAGCTTATTAA
- a CDS encoding replication-relaxation family protein produces MNIEKEKRIDQILLLLKKCDYLTREQLQRMVNLGKTRNAQRVLKDLSNYVSSFTDDKKNVYYLNSNGRERVQAEKVRKKTAMVTHYLMRNDLYITVGCPVSWRNEVEISINNVSLIADAAYISDKLHHFIEVDNKQSMSNNIQKIKKYKKLSTYNPQFVLIWVTTTPYRKKKLESLSQGLKFKIYLWEDLK; encoded by the coding sequence ATGAATATAGAAAAGGAGAAAAGAATAGATCAAATTCTTTTATTATTAAAGAAGTGTGATTACCTTACCAGAGAGCAATTACAAAGGATGGTTAACTTAGGTAAAACTCGTAATGCTCAAAGGGTTTTAAAAGACTTATCCAATTATGTATCCAGTTTTACTGATGATAAAAAGAATGTTTATTATTTGAATTCAAATGGCCGTGAAAGAGTGCAAGCAGAGAAAGTACGCAAAAAAACAGCGATGGTTACACATTATCTCATGAGAAATGATTTATACATTACAGTTGGTTGCCCTGTATCTTGGCGAAATGAAGTAGAAATATCAATTAACAATGTATCACTCATAGCAGACGCTGCCTATATCTCCGATAAACTCCATCATTTCATTGAAGTCGACAACAAACAATCGATGTCAAATAATATTCAAAAAATAAAAAAGTATAAAAAGTTATCAACATATAATCCACAGTTTGTTCTTATCTGGGTAACAACAACGCCGTATAGGAAGAAGAAACTTGAATCTTTAAGCCAAGGATTAAAGTTTAAAATTTATCTTTGGGAGGATCTAAAATGA
- a CDS encoding FtsK/SpoIIIE domain-containing protein — MLFEISSSIILGSIASISYLKKSSLSNDVDKIQKICQHCGLTTKEDSIQIYRKKRHEWGMEYVYRIPLGLSFADFERKIDHIRDGLNNKKKIIDISELLKINFRKNWLRQIKEIISNAKHLQKDVELEYDGMLHIKVLEKALPINLKFDESILGRCIDWEIPLGITRYGFIKHDMERGHITLAGATRKGKTVFLKLLITSLIYQQPETVKLSLIDLKGGLAFTRFKNAIQVEDVATDLDSALEVLKKVQSEMEKMKGWFDKNGSEDIKEAGISTRHIIIVDEAAQISPNIITGKEEKEKARKCEEALSEIARIGAGLGYRLVYCSQYPTADVMNKQIKQNCDTVITYKLRDAIASRVVLDESGAEKLPLPGRAIYKTPDGTQIVQTPFITNEQIESMIKPHIVFKPRKEQSYEYRKGEKNRSNSFIIKEV; from the coding sequence ATGTTGTTTGAAATTTCTTCATCAATTATATTAGGTTCTATCGCTAGTATTTCGTATTTAAAAAAATCTAGTCTTTCAAATGATGTGGACAAAATACAAAAGATTTGTCAACACTGCGGTTTAACTACAAAAGAGGATTCAATACAGATTTATAGAAAAAAGCGACATGAGTGGGGGATGGAATATGTTTACCGTATTCCCTTGGGGCTTTCATTTGCTGATTTTGAAAGAAAAATTGATCATATACGAGATGGATTAAACAATAAAAAAAAGATTATTGATATTAGTGAACTGTTGAAAATAAACTTTCGAAAGAATTGGTTAAGGCAAATTAAAGAAATCATTTCAAATGCAAAGCACTTACAGAAGGATGTAGAGCTAGAGTATGATGGGATGTTACACATCAAGGTTTTGGAAAAAGCTTTGCCTATAAATCTGAAATTCGATGAATCGATTCTAGGTAGGTGTATTGATTGGGAAATTCCTTTAGGTATAACTCGTTACGGCTTTATTAAGCATGACATGGAACGTGGCCATATTACATTAGCAGGTGCAACCAGAAAAGGAAAAACAGTCTTTTTAAAACTGCTAATAACATCACTAATATATCAGCAACCAGAAACCGTAAAATTGTCTTTGATTGATCTAAAGGGTGGTCTCGCTTTTACAAGATTTAAAAATGCAATACAGGTGGAGGATGTTGCTACCGATTTAGACAGTGCACTTGAAGTCTTAAAAAAGGTCCAAAGTGAAATGGAAAAAATGAAAGGGTGGTTTGATAAAAATGGATCAGAAGACATTAAAGAAGCTGGCATTAGCACTAGACATATCATTATTGTTGATGAAGCAGCACAAATCTCGCCAAACATCATCACAGGTAAAGAGGAAAAAGAAAAAGCGCGTAAATGCGAAGAAGCGCTCTCGGAAATAGCTCGGATTGGAGCTGGACTTGGTTATCGATTAGTTTATTGCAGTCAATATCCCACTGCAGATGTAATGAATAAGCAAATCAAACAAAATTGCGATACGGTAATTACTTATAAATTGCGAGATGCTATTGCATCTAGAGTAGTTTTGGACGAATCCGGAGCAGAAAAACTTCCTTTACCAGGTCGTGCGATTTATAAAACTCCTGATGGTACTCAAATTGTTCAAACTCCTTTTATAACAAATGAACAAATTGAGAGCATGATAAAGCCTCATATTGTTTTTAAGCCAAGAAAGGAGCAGTCATATGAATATAGAAAAGGAGAAAAGAATAGATCAAATTCTTTTATTATTAAAGAAGTGTGA
- a CDS encoding helix-turn-helix transcriptional regulator: protein MEFKCKLKVIFAERNITSKELAEKIGISRAAISGLINNKSLPSFETAYLISEELGMDIREIWTKKE from the coding sequence ATGGAGTTTAAATGTAAATTGAAGGTTATTTTTGCAGAGAGAAATATTACTTCAAAGGAACTAGCTGAAAAGATTGGAATAAGCCGCGCAGCTATAAGTGGTTTAATAAATAATAAAAGTTTACCTTCCTTTGAAACAGCTTATTTAATTAGTGAAGAGTTAGGGATGGATATCAGAGAGATTTGGACAAAAAAAGAATAA
- a CDS encoding DUF4359 domain-containing protein, translating to MLKTKNIVFVSIIVICLLALITNPSSKSDYVDWVSTQIKDEGGVLLGMISSPIVKSTTTKKNYLLFTLYKTGDDSDNSPNLVALGIFDNYFWIRGANELKE from the coding sequence ATGTTGAAAACAAAAAATATTGTTTTTGTATCTATTATTGTAATATGTTTATTGGCACTTATAACTAACCCATCATCGAAATCGGATTATGTGGATTGGGTATCAACACAGATTAAAGATGAAGGTGGAGTGTTACTAGGTATGATCTCCAGTCCAATTGTGAAATCAACCACAACTAAAAAGAACTATTTACTTTTTACCCTATACAAAACCGGAGATGATTCAGATAATTCTCCAAATCTTGTAGCTCTTGGAATATTTGATAATTATTTTTGGATAAGAGGTGCAAATGAATTGAAGGAATAA
- a CDS encoding DUF3231 family protein: MNENELKLTSSEIGTLWGEYVNGTMTDVVNKYMASIIEDEEIKTIFESAINTFERQKQQIVSFMKKEGFPIPIGFTESDLFKGKQRLFTDIFCLHYLHIMTLHGLLGHTTSLGVSVRKDLRDFYDSCNNDAKKMYHQTIELLLEKGSFQRDPLFYPAKNPEYVSGNDFIDGFFGKGRRLSATEVLSISFNLKKSIMAKTLSIAFSQVAQTKEVRKFLMETEKTSDGQIKTFSKIMQNDNLPVPKSWETEVTTSTDSPFSDKLMLYHMGFLFQAAQNYHGAGLASAMRTDLVTAYENTIIKNLLVTKKWFNLMVNNKWLEQPPLAPNRKEIAKKV; encoded by the coding sequence GTGAATGAAAATGAATTAAAACTTACATCTTCTGAGATAGGAACTTTGTGGGGAGAGTATGTTAACGGTACAATGACCGATGTAGTCAATAAATACATGGCTTCTATAATTGAAGATGAGGAAATTAAAACAATTTTTGAAAGTGCCATTAATACGTTTGAAAGGCAAAAGCAGCAAATCGTAAGTTTTATGAAGAAAGAAGGATTTCCCATTCCCATTGGCTTTACAGAATCTGACCTCTTTAAAGGGAAACAGAGATTATTCACGGATATATTTTGCCTACATTATTTACATATTATGACCTTACACGGTTTGCTAGGACACACCACATCACTAGGTGTATCTGTTAGAAAAGACTTAAGAGATTTTTATGATTCATGTAATAACGATGCCAAAAAAATGTATCATCAAACCATTGAGTTATTGCTTGAAAAGGGAAGTTTTCAAAGAGACCCATTGTTTTATCCCGCCAAAAACCCTGAATATGTATCTGGTAATGATTTTATAGATGGTTTTTTTGGAAAAGGAAGACGTTTATCAGCAACAGAAGTCCTCAGTATTTCTTTCAACCTTAAAAAAAGTATTATGGCTAAAACTCTTTCTATTGCATTTAGTCAGGTTGCTCAAACAAAAGAGGTAAGAAAGTTTTTAATGGAAACTGAGAAAACATCAGATGGACAAATAAAAACATTTTCAAAAATAATGCAAAATGATAATTTACCTGTTCCGAAATCTTGGGAAACAGAGGTTACAACTTCAACGGATTCTCCTTTTTCAGATAAGTTAATGTTGTATCATATGGGTTTTTTGTTCCAAGCAGCTCAAAATTATCATGGAGCAGGTCTAGCCTCCGCCATGCGAACAGATCTTGTGACGGCATACGAAAATACCATTATAAAAAATTTACTGGTTACAAAAAAATGGTTTAATCTAATGGTAAATAATAAATGGTTAGAACAACCTCCACTTGCTCCTAATAGAAAAGAAATTGCAAAAAAAGTGTAG